The Haemorhous mexicanus isolate bHaeMex1 chromosome 5, bHaeMex1.pri, whole genome shotgun sequence genome contains a region encoding:
- the IL15RA gene encoding interleukin-15 receptor subunit alpha isoform X2: protein MALPLLPLLCGTAALLLLRAAADTVHCSPPKAVANAHIDAGNRTELNSRLRYSCKPGYKRKAGTSSLIQCILWNGSEPRWTDPTLQCIRDPALSRETPGPASTTQRGTTGASPNSSPSPASSQSPVPPAPDGLSPDGSRPPEMVPTPDTSTPGEGTTPLPIPPTDYAAGSIQSVASSVGKLGKKKLLWETGAYFNFFKLKIPFGDCGSFLPWPTGMPLSGGRIQHPNFFLARRIPNSLPPGKGRDLVMVPGVVLAPYGATLVQFISHGLGDAPHPECPSHRTPGAAGHRNCGRLLLEEEEEMHQEGLHGDREGHSHGGNSL, encoded by the exons TGCACTGCAGCCCCCCCAAGGCCGTGGCCAACGCTCACATCGACGCCGGGAATCGCACGGAGCTGAACTCCCGCCTGCGCTACTCCTGCAAGCCCGGGTACAAACGGAAAGCCGGGACCTCCAGCCTCATCCAGTGCATCCTCTGGAACGGCTCCGAGCCCCGCTGGACCGACCCCACCCTCCAGTGCATCC GAGATCCAGCTCTTTCCAGGGAAACCCCTGGCCCGGCGAGCACAACCCAGAGGG gaaccACCGGTGCCAGccccaattccagcccctctccagcttccagtcagtcccctgtgccaccagcacctGATGGGCTGTCACCAGATGGATCCAGGCCACCAGAGATGGTTCCAACACCGGACACATCCACGCCGGGAGAGGGGACGACCCCGCTGCCCATCCCGCCCACGGATTATGCCGCAG gTTCCATCCAGTCCGTGGCCTCTTCTGTTGgtaagctggggaaaaaaaaacttctttggGAAACAGGGGCTTACTTCAACTTTTTTAAGCTTAAAATCCCTTTTGGGGACTGTGGGAGCTTTCTTCCATGGCCGACGGGAATGCCACTGAGCGGGGGAAGGATTCAGCacccaaatttcttcctggcacgaagaattcccaattccctccctccagggaaggggagggatcTTGTGATGGTGCCTGgagtggttttggctccttATGGAGCTACTTTGGTGCAATTCATCAgccatgggctgggagatgCTCCTCACCCCGAGTGTCCATCCCACAGgactcctggtgctgctggccatcGGAATTGCGGCcgtctgctgctggaggaggaggaggaa ATGCACCAGGAGGGGCTACACGGTGACAGAGAGGGACATTCCCATGGAGGGAATTCCCTCTAG
- the IL15RA gene encoding interleukin-15 receptor subunit alpha isoform X1 gives MALPLLPLLCGTAALLLLRAAADTVHCSPPKAVANAHIDAGNRTELNSRLRYSCKPGYKRKAGTSSLIQCILWNGSEPRWTDPTLQCIRDPALSRETPGPASTTQRGTTGASPNSSPSPASSQSPVPPAPDGLSPDGSRPPEMVPTPDTSTPGEGTTPLPIPPTDYAAGSIQSVASSVGKLGKKKLLWETGAYFNFFKLKIPFGDCGSFLPWPTGMPLSGGRIQHPNFFLARRIPNSLPPGKGRDLVMVPGVVLAPYGATLVQFISHGLGDAPHPECPSHRTPGAAGHRNCGRLLLEEEEEVSAKPRNEFSKASVLPKEKPWNATDAPLPPIDAPGGATR, from the exons TGCACTGCAGCCCCCCCAAGGCCGTGGCCAACGCTCACATCGACGCCGGGAATCGCACGGAGCTGAACTCCCGCCTGCGCTACTCCTGCAAGCCCGGGTACAAACGGAAAGCCGGGACCTCCAGCCTCATCCAGTGCATCCTCTGGAACGGCTCCGAGCCCCGCTGGACCGACCCCACCCTCCAGTGCATCC GAGATCCAGCTCTTTCCAGGGAAACCCCTGGCCCGGCGAGCACAACCCAGAGGG gaaccACCGGTGCCAGccccaattccagcccctctccagcttccagtcagtcccctgtgccaccagcacctGATGGGCTGTCACCAGATGGATCCAGGCCACCAGAGATGGTTCCAACACCGGACACATCCACGCCGGGAGAGGGGACGACCCCGCTGCCCATCCCGCCCACGGATTATGCCGCAG gTTCCATCCAGTCCGTGGCCTCTTCTGTTGgtaagctggggaaaaaaaaacttctttggGAAACAGGGGCTTACTTCAACTTTTTTAAGCTTAAAATCCCTTTTGGGGACTGTGGGAGCTTTCTTCCATGGCCGACGGGAATGCCACTGAGCGGGGGAAGGATTCAGCacccaaatttcttcctggcacgaagaattcccaattccctccctccagggaaggggagggatcTTGTGATGGTGCCTGgagtggttttggctccttATGGAGCTACTTTGGTGCAATTCATCAgccatgggctgggagatgCTCCTCACCCCGAGTGTCCATCCCACAGgactcctggtgctgctggccatcGGAATTGCGGCcgtctgctgctggaggaggaggaggaagtgagTGCCAAACCCAGGAATGAGTTTTCCAAGGCTTCTGTGCTTCCCAAAGAAAAGCCTTGGAATGCCACTGACGCTCCTCTTCCCCCCATAGATGCACCAGGAGGGGCTACACGGTGA